TTGAGGATGAGGGCATCAGGATCCTGGACCCTGAAGAAAAAATGGTTGATTAAAAATAGGGCTTATACAGTTCTTATATTCCTCTTCCTGTTGCCTGTAGCAATGTTCTTTGCAATGGTGGTCCTTTTACCTGAGGAGTATATGCCATAGTAGGAATTGTATGAGGCCCTGTTGTATGCTATGACAGCCCTGTAGGATGATGAACTTATCCCTGAACCCCTGTTCCTGTTTGCTGTGTTGTAGTATATCTTTGCATAGCTTCCCCTTGCGGTTATACCGTCCCCACCGTTTGCCTGTATGGTGTTCCTGTAGATGGTTGCTGATGAACCGGCTGCATAGACCCCGTAGCCACGGTTGCTGGTTACAGTGGATGAATAGATAACTGAATTCGCACCACCTGTATAGATTCCATAACGGTTACCGTACACTGTGCACTGTTCTATCGTTGCAGTTCCCCTTGAATTCACACCGCAGTTCCTGTTAGCAGATATTCTGCTCAGGATCATCCTGAAGCTGGCTGTTCCGTACACACCATCGGTGTTCATCATGGATGTGCAGTTGTATATGATGGCATTCTTACCGTAAATGGCTATGCCATTGCCAGCATTATCCGTGGCATTCACGGACCTTACAATGGCATCGGGACCATTTACCATGACTCCGTTCTGGCGGTTGGATGTCGCGTTCCCCTCGACAATGTAGCTCCTGCCTCCGGAAATCCACACACCATCCCCCAGGTTGTTGAGTGCTTCAAAGTAGGTGATGGTTGTGTTGTACCCTGAGGCGTATATCCCGTTCCCACGGTTGAGGTTCGCAGTGACGTCCATTATCCTGGCGTTTATTCCTGTTGAATTTATCCCGCTGAGGGTGTTGTTGGTGGCGTTTTTAACGTAGTATAGGTAGAGGTTCTTTCCTGAGGAATAGATACCGTTCATCCCGTTCTTTTTAACCTCAACGAACCATATATATGCATTATCACCAAGGGATGAGATTCCATTACGTGAATTTGAGGTCACATCAAGGATGATCTGCATACTTGCAGATGGCCCGGTTGAGAGTATACCGTTCTCACCATTGTAGGATGCGCTGGTTATATAGAAGAAGCTTGCATTGCTCCCACGGGAGTATATGCCGTTCCTGGCGTTGAAACTGGAATCAACGTATCTGAATGACATGTTATCACCTGTGGAGTAAATCCCGTTTTCACCGTTGTAGTAGGCGTAGGAACTGCTGACTGTACAGCTGGATCCGGCTATGTTTATGCCGTTCTTCGTGTTGTTCTGGACGTAGGATCCCTGTATCGTGGACCCATTCCCTGCAACGTATATCCCGTCACCACCCGAATACTTGACAGTGTTTGAGTTTATGCTTGCATTTTTCCCTGTGGAGTATATGCCTGTCCCGTTGTTTCTGAGGACCGTGTTGTTTGTTATCAGCGAGTTATTGCCTGAGGATCTTATACCGTCTCCTGAGTTATATGATATGCTGTTCCTTATTATGGAGGTTCCATGTGCATCTGATGTTACCCCATCATCCTTTGAGAGGTATATGGTGTTCCCCTCTGCGACACATCCTTCCCCATGGATGAGGATCCCGCTTCCGTTGCTGTTTGTTATATTGTTGCCCTGGATCCTTGCATTTTTACCATTCACAATGATTCCATGTGACGCTGAACCGTTTATGTAACTGCTGGTAATGGTTACATTGTCCCCAGACACCACCACGCCTGAGGTGGGGTTGAGTATCCTTGAATCATTGACCCTGGAGGAATTTCCTGTGATATTCAGGTTGCCTGTAATGTTCGTGCTGCTGAGGTTGCAGCCATTACCCCTGAGGGTCAATGACCCGTTTACACTGAAACCGGTTATGTTTGAAGGTGAAATGGAGTCAATTACACCATTCAGCCTGACTGTACCTGCTGCAACCAGGGAGATGGTCCTGTTTATCAGTATATTAACGGCATCATACACGCCATCCAGGAAGGTGAAGGTGTCACCATCCTCAAGGGTGTATTCGGTCCCGTTTAGCGTGAAGGTCCCCTGCAAACCATCAGGTGTGAACACCTGAAGGTAGGTCGTGTTATCAACGATGTAGTCTGCACCGTAACTGGATCCAGTGAGCAGAGTCATTCCAATAAAGATAATGAACCCCCATTTCATTGAGTCTTTAATAATCAGACCTCCTCTTGATTTTCATAACAATAAGTTATTGTTTATCACAGTTATTGTTTATCACGAAGATATAAGTTTTTAGAAATCAGCTGAAATAAGATTCAGAAAAAAAAGGAAAAATTAAGGGTTTCAGTAGGTTTTCAGTTGGTTGCCTGGAGTTCCTGGTAGTACTGTTTTATCTGTTTGTAGGTCCAGTAGTATCTCCACTTGTATCTCCATTTACCGTGGTACCTGTACCACTTCTTGTACCATTTTTTGACCCTGACCTTTGAGGTTTTGACCTTCGTTACCAGTCTTGCTGGCGTGTTTTTT
This region of Methanothermobacter thermautotrophicus genomic DNA includes:
- a CDS encoding right-handed parallel beta-helix repeat-containing protein, producing the protein MTLLTGSSYGADYIVDNTTYLQVFTPDGLQGTFTLNGTEYTLEDGDTFTFLDGVYDAVNILINRTISLVAAGTVRLNGVIDSISPSNITGFSVNGSLTLRGNGCNLSSTNITGNLNITGNSSRVNDSRILNPTSGVVVSGDNVTITSSYINGSASHGIIVNGKNARIQGNNITNSNGSGILIHGEGCVAEGNTIYLSKDDGVTSDAHGTSIIRNSISYNSGDGIRSSGNNSLITNNTVLRNNGTGIYSTGKNASINSNTVKYSGGDGIYVAGNGSTIQGSYVQNNTKNGINIAGSSCTVSSSYAYYNGENGIYSTGDNMSFRYVDSSFNARNGIYSRGSNASFFYITSASYNGENGILSTGPSASMQIILDVTSNSRNGISSLGDNAYIWFVEVKKNGMNGIYSSGKNLYLYYVKNATNNTLSGINSTGINARIMDVTANLNRGNGIYASGYNTTITYFEALNNLGDGVWISGGRSYIVEGNATSNRQNGVMVNGPDAIVRSVNATDNAGNGIAIYGKNAIIYNCTSMMNTDGVYGTASFRMILSRISANRNCGVNSRGTATIEQCTVYGNRYGIYTGGANSVIYSSTVTSNRGYGVYAAGSSATIYRNTIQANGGDGITARGSYAKIYYNTANRNRGSGISSSSYRAVIAYNRASYNSYYGIYSSGKRTTIAKNIATGNRKRNIRTV